The Cryptosporangium phraense region GGCGGATTCAACCGATCAACGCAACACGGGGCGGGGCTCCTGATCGGAGAGTAGTCGGTCGAGTGATTCGGCTGGGGTCCGCCAGCCAAGCCGCTTCCGCGGCCGGTTGTTCAGCTGCGCAGCGACGAATTCGAGGTAGTCGCGGTGATAGCCGGACAGATCGGTGCCCTTGGGAAAGTACTGCCGCAGCAGCCCGTTGGTGTTCTCATTGATCGCGCGTTGCCAGGGCGAGTGCGGGTCGCAGAAGAAGATCTCGAGCTGGGCGGCTACCGCGATCGCCGCGTGGTTGGCCATTTCTTGGCCTTGGTCCCAGGTCAGGGTGCGTCGCAGAGTCTGCGGCAGCCTACTCATCACCTCGAGCATCGCTGCTTGGACGTCGTCGGCGCGGTGACTGTCGGGCAGGTGCAGGAGCATGACGTAACCGGTGGAACGCTCGACGAGAGTTCCGATCGCGGACTTGTTCTCCGCGCCGGTGATGAGATCTCCCTCCCAATGGCCTGGAACCGCCCGATCGAGAACTTCTGGTGGGCGGTGGGCGATGTTGACCATGCCGGCCAGGCGCCCGCGACGGTCGGCGGTGCGCCGGGGCTTGCGTAATGCCCGGCCGGTGCGCAGACATTTGACCAGCTCGCGCCGCAGGCCGCCGCGGCCCTGCACGTAGAGGCTGCGGTAGATGGTTTCGTGACTCACACGCATGCTCGTGTCGTCGGGAAACAGC contains the following coding sequences:
- a CDS encoding IS30 family transposase, translating into MGIGGRPAIPVAVQREFWSAVRSGMVIADAAASIGVSKTVAWRWFRHVGGVMPAPFPADESVVGARRLTLREREEIACRNAAGEGVRAIARAIDRSPSTVSRELRRGTVRRKSGYRATVAQTLADQRSRRPKTRRLACEDRLREHVQNRLHAKDSPEQISRRLVLLFPDDTSMRVSHETIYRSLYVQGRGGLRRELVKCLRTGRALRKPRRTADRRGRLAGMVNIAHRPPEVLDRAVPGHWEGDLITGAENKSAIGTLVERSTGYVMLLHLPDSHRADDVQAAMLEVMSRLPQTLRRTLTWDQGQEMANHAAIAVAAQLEIFFCDPHSPWQRAINENTNGLLRQYFPKGTDLSGYHRDYLEFVAAQLNNRPRKRLGWRTPAESLDRLLSDQEPRPVLR